In one window of Luteitalea sp. DNA:
- a CDS encoding oxidoreductase, protein MPHAEGNGTGPSSPLLEPRQMMRRLWLLPALVGTLALVGLAQSRPKGEAMTQQEGVSLRSTDASVELMTLDPGHFHAALIQQEMYPGVADVVHVYAPLGPDLVGHLNRIAQFNSREENPTRWQLEIHTTPEPLERMLDERPGNVVVLSGRNRGKIDRILASAKAGLHVLADKPWIISASDFSKLEASLDAAEENDVVAYDVMTERYEITTIVQRELVQDEAVIGEVVAGTVAEPAVHLESVHHLMKTVAGVPNLRPAWFFDTKQQGEGLSDVGTHLVDLVPWMLFPEQGIEYRKDIQLDSAKRWPTTISLADFRRVTGEDDFPSFLAQDISEGELQYFSNTEVSYVLRGIHVGVKVAWNFEAPPGAGDTHLAGVRGSKAHIEVRQGAEEKYRPELYVLPVNDAERGAIVSAVKNRIAQLQSRYPGVAVEEMDDRIHISVPDKYRTGHESHFAEVTRQFLEYVRAPETVPAWEKANMLAKYYVTTEGVELSRRSNEPSAAR, encoded by the coding sequence ATGCCTCACGCCGAGGGAAACGGGACAGGCCCTTCTTCCCCGCTCTTGGAACCGAGGCAAATGATGAGACGGCTCTGGCTGCTTCCGGCATTGGTTGGAACGCTCGCATTGGTCGGCCTTGCCCAGTCCCGGCCGAAGGGTGAGGCCATGACACAGCAAGAAGGCGTGTCTCTCAGATCAACCGACGCATCGGTCGAGCTCATGACGCTGGATCCCGGTCACTTCCACGCCGCATTGATCCAGCAAGAGATGTATCCTGGTGTCGCAGATGTCGTGCACGTCTACGCGCCGCTCGGCCCCGATCTCGTCGGACACCTGAATCGCATTGCACAGTTCAACAGTCGCGAGGAGAACCCGACTCGCTGGCAGCTCGAGATCCACACGACGCCAGAGCCGTTGGAGCGCATGCTCGACGAGCGTCCGGGGAACGTCGTCGTGCTCTCTGGCCGCAATCGGGGCAAGATCGATCGCATCCTGGCCTCGGCGAAGGCAGGGCTCCACGTGCTCGCGGACAAGCCGTGGATCATCTCGGCGAGCGACTTCTCGAAGCTCGAAGCGAGCCTCGATGCCGCCGAGGAGAACGATGTCGTTGCGTACGACGTGATGACCGAGCGATACGAGATCACGACGATTGTGCAGCGGGAGCTCGTGCAAGACGAGGCGGTCATCGGTGAGGTCGTTGCGGGAACCGTGGCGGAACCGGCGGTCCATCTCGAGAGCGTGCACCACTTGATGAAAACGGTGGCCGGCGTGCCCAACCTTCGCCCTGCGTGGTTCTTCGATACGAAGCAGCAAGGGGAAGGTCTTTCCGACGTGGGCACCCACCTCGTGGACCTCGTGCCCTGGATGCTCTTTCCCGAACAGGGGATCGAGTATCGCAAGGACATCCAACTGGATTCCGCAAAGCGTTGGCCGACGACGATCTCCCTGGCCGACTTTCGCCGCGTGACAGGTGAAGACGACTTCCCGTCGTTTCTTGCGCAGGACATCAGCGAGGGCGAGCTGCAGTACTTCTCGAACACAGAGGTTTCCTATGTGTTGCGCGGCATTCACGTTGGGGTGAAGGTGGCGTGGAACTTCGAAGCGCCACCCGGCGCGGGGGACACGCACCTGGCGGGTGTGCGCGGCAGCAAAGCACACATCGAGGTCCGGCAAGGCGCCGAGGAAAAGTACCGTCCGGAGCTCTACGTCCTGCCGGTCAACGATGCCGAGCGCGGTGCCATCGTCTCTGCCGTGAAAAACCGAATCGCCCAGCTTCAGTCACGCTATCCCGGTGTGGCCGTCGAAGAGATGGACGACCGCATTCACATCTCCGTGCCGGACAAATATCGGACGGGACACGAGTCTCACTTCGCCGAGGTGACGCGTCAATTCCTGGAGTACGTCCGCGCTCCAGAGACAGTCCCGGCGTGGGAGAAGGCCAACATGCTGGCGAAGTACTACGTCACGACGGAGGGCGTGGAGCTGAGTCGCCGCAGCAATGAACCGAGCGCGGCACGGTGA
- the msrA gene encoding peptide-methionine (S)-S-oxide reductase MsrA yields MARALLSVAGVLLLASVVASGASSPSMVERSAIGQPDKAPPAEKGLAKAIFAGGCFWCMEQPYDEIDGVVSTTSGYTGGRTRNPTYEDVSAGGTGHAEAVEIVYDPAKISYEQLLDVFWRNVDPLDNGGQFCDRGSEYRTAIFVHNAEQRAAAEKSKAALQSSGRLQGKIVTEIVDQGAFYRAEDYHQDYYQTNPLRYKYYRFSCGRDRRLKALWGEAATH; encoded by the coding sequence ATGGCACGCGCGCTACTGTCAGTTGCCGGTGTCCTCCTGCTCGCTTCGGTTGTGGCGTCCGGCGCCTCGAGCCCTTCGATGGTCGAGAGGTCGGCGATCGGCCAGCCAGACAAGGCGCCCCCCGCTGAGAAAGGGCTGGCGAAGGCGATCTTCGCCGGAGGGTGCTTCTGGTGCATGGAGCAGCCCTACGACGAGATCGACGGCGTCGTGTCGACGACTTCTGGCTACACCGGCGGCCGCACCCGGAACCCTACCTACGAGGATGTCTCGGCAGGCGGAACGGGGCACGCGGAGGCCGTGGAAATCGTCTACGACCCGGCGAAGATCAGCTACGAGCAGCTGCTCGACGTCTTCTGGCGCAATGTCGACCCCCTCGACAATGGCGGACAGTTTTGCGATCGCGGCTCTGAGTACCGTACCGCGATCTTCGTGCACAATGCCGAGCAGCGGGCAGCGGCAGAGAAATCCAAGGCGGCGCTACAATCCTCGGGCCGTCTCCAAGGCAAGATCGTGACCGAGATCGTCGACCAAGGGGCGTTCTATCGCGCAGAGGACTATCACCAGGACTACTACCAGACGAATCCCCTACGTTACAAATACTATCGGTTCAGTTGCGGCCGCGACAGGCGATTGAAGGCGTTGTGGGGCGAAGCAGCGACGCACTGA
- a CDS encoding aldo/keto reductase: METRRLGRSDLRITPIGFGAWAVGGGGWQFAWGPQDDEASVRAIHRAIGLGVNWIDTAAAYGLGHSEEVVGQAVAQLQAGSRPYIFTKCSLVWDNNRNLSHSLHAESIRREAESSLRRLGVDCIDLLQIHWPRWHGAPPGANVDALDEAWTTLAALVQEGKVRYIGSSNFTVADLERVEAIAPVTSNQPPYSIVRRSIEEELLPWCQAHQVGVIVYSPMQSGLLSGRMTKERVASLAPDDWRRGSVEFQEPKLTQNLRIAGKLGEIGQRHGRSAGETAIAWTLRHPAVTAAIVGARSPEQVDGVIGAATFRLSAAEIDEIEQL, translated from the coding sequence ATGGAAACGCGACGGCTTGGACGAAGTGATCTTCGCATTACACCGATTGGATTCGGCGCCTGGGCCGTCGGTGGGGGAGGCTGGCAGTTCGCTTGGGGACCCCAAGACGATGAGGCGTCGGTTCGAGCAATTCATCGGGCCATCGGTCTCGGCGTCAACTGGATCGACACGGCAGCCGCCTATGGGCTCGGACACTCCGAAGAGGTCGTCGGCCAGGCGGTGGCTCAGCTCCAAGCGGGAAGCAGGCCGTACATCTTCACGAAATGCAGCTTAGTGTGGGATAACAACAGGAATCTCTCGCACAGCCTGCATGCCGAGTCGATCCGCCGCGAAGCGGAGAGCAGCCTCCGGCGTCTCGGCGTCGATTGCATCGATCTGCTGCAGATTCACTGGCCGCGCTGGCACGGAGCGCCACCCGGTGCCAATGTTGACGCTCTCGACGAGGCCTGGACGACGCTCGCTGCGCTCGTGCAGGAAGGGAAGGTTCGCTACATCGGCAGCTCGAACTTCACCGTGGCAGATCTCGAGCGTGTGGAGGCGATTGCACCGGTGACGAGCAACCAACCACCGTATTCCATCGTGCGTCGCTCCATCGAGGAAGAGCTGCTACCCTGGTGTCAGGCACACCAGGTCGGCGTCATCGTCTATTCGCCGATGCAGTCCGGCTTGCTCTCTGGTCGCATGACGAAAGAGCGCGTGGCGAGCTTGGCGCCGGATGACTGGCGTCGCGGAAGCGTCGAGTTCCAGGAGCCGAAGCTGACACAGAATCTTCGGATCGCCGGCAAGCTCGGGGAGATCGGCCAGAGGCACGGCCGAAGCGCTGGCGAGACGGCCATCGCCTGGACGCTCCGTCACCCCGCCGTGACCGCGGCAATCGTGGGCGCGCGCAGCCCGGAGCAAGTGGACGGCGTCATCGGCGCGGCGACGTTCAGGCTGAGCGCCGCCGAAATCGATGAGATCGAGCAGCTCTAG
- a CDS encoding proline dehydrogenase, whose translation MNRARHGDEDHSMGMMRSVLLAGSESRWLRHQAPRLGFVKKAVSRFMPGEQATDALNAAAALRQHDIATLLTYLGENIADIEEAARVTQHYADVLRRIRATDLDSQISVKLTQLGLDVDKDTCLANLLTLVESASLQRRRVWIDMEQHTYVDVTLELYRQALAKLPNVGVCLQAYLYRTASDLASLIPLGGGIRLVKGAYRESPSIAYPHKADVDQNYLTLAKQMIAPEARAAGLCAVFGTHDERIIQAIQAHASTADVARDAFEFALLFGVQRTEQMQLAAQGYRVRVLISYGEYWFPWYMRRLAERPANVWFVARSLFAR comes from the coding sequence ATGAACCGAGCGCGGCACGGTGACGAGGACCACTCTATGGGAATGATGCGAAGTGTGTTGCTGGCCGGCTCCGAGAGTCGTTGGCTCCGTCACCAAGCGCCGCGCCTCGGCTTCGTCAAGAAGGCCGTTTCGCGCTTCATGCCGGGCGAGCAGGCCACCGATGCGCTGAACGCCGCCGCAGCGCTCCGACAGCACGATATCGCCACCCTGCTCACCTACCTCGGAGAGAACATTGCCGACATCGAGGAAGCTGCGCGTGTGACGCAGCACTACGCGGACGTGCTGAGACGGATCAGGGCAACCGACTTGGACTCACAGATCTCCGTCAAGCTGACGCAGCTCGGCCTCGACGTCGACAAGGACACCTGCCTGGCGAATCTCCTGACCCTCGTCGAATCGGCCAGCCTGCAGCGCAGGCGCGTCTGGATCGACATGGAGCAGCACACGTACGTCGATGTCACACTGGAGCTGTACCGGCAAGCACTCGCCAAGCTCCCCAACGTCGGCGTGTGCCTGCAAGCCTATCTCTATCGGACCGCCAGCGACCTGGCCAGTCTCATCCCGCTCGGTGGCGGCATTCGGTTGGTCAAGGGTGCCTATCGTGAGTCGCCGTCGATCGCGTACCCGCACAAGGCTGACGTGGACCAGAACTACCTGACCCTGGCCAAACAGATGATCGCGCCGGAGGCGCGAGCAGCAGGACTGTGTGCCGTTTTCGGCACGCATGACGAGCGGATCATTCAGGCCATCCAAGCGCATGCTTCCACAGCCGATGTCGCGCGGGACGCCTTCGAGTTCGCCCTGCTCTTCGGCGTTCAGCGCACGGAGCAGATGCAGCTTGCCGCCCAGGGATATCGTGTCCGCGTGCTCATCAGCTACGGAGAGTATTGGTTTCCCTGGTACATGCGCCGGCTCGCCGAACGACCCGCCAACGTGTGGTTCGTCGCGCGGTCGCTGTTCGCGCGCTAA
- the msrB gene encoding peptide-methionine (R)-S-oxide reductase MsrB yields the protein MRRRHFLTVSAGTLGAALAGGGWSRLSGSSGGTQETKAMLTKSKAEWRKLLPEGAYRVLFEEGTERSFSSPLDNEKREGTFVCAACFLPLFESDTKFDSRTGWPSFVRPIDGSVETKSDYKLIFRRTEYHCTRCGGHQGHVFDDGPPPTGQRWCNNGVALKFVPKGEPLPALRK from the coding sequence ATGCGGCGCCGCCATTTCCTTACGGTATCGGCTGGAACCCTGGGCGCCGCCCTCGCGGGCGGAGGCTGGTCCCGCTTGAGCGGCTCGTCCGGAGGCACGCAGGAGACGAAGGCCATGTTGACCAAGTCGAAGGCGGAGTGGCGAAAGCTCCTTCCCGAAGGCGCGTACCGGGTGCTGTTCGAGGAAGGGACCGAGCGCTCGTTCTCGAGCCCGCTGGACAACGAGAAGCGTGAAGGGACCTTCGTCTGTGCCGCCTGCTTTCTCCCCCTCTTCGAATCTGACACCAAGTTCGATAGTCGCACGGGTTGGCCCAGCTTCGTCAGGCCGATAGACGGCAGCGTCGAGACCAAGAGCGACTACAAGCTGATCTTCAGACGTACCGAATATCACTGCACGCGCTGCGGTGGTCACCAGGGACACGTGTTCGACGATGGCCCGCCGCCGACAGGACAGCGGTGGTGCAACAACGGCGTCGCGCTGAAATTCGTGCCGAAGGGAGAGCCGTTACCAGCACTGCGCAAGTAA
- a CDS encoding FAD-binding protein, with translation MEDSMSGRLPRRAFLTRALAAPSALVVGFDPDRRSWVMNGSAARPLERLPRLAGKLSFDEAALDAVTLDNGNIVHRKPRAVLQPTSVEDVVAMVRYANQHGLHIAMRGQGHSVYGQSQAEAGIVVDSSTLGGVVKIGEDFVDAQAGATWEAVTRATLEKGLTPGVMPDTMSLSVGGGVSVGTWGHTSHRFGGLVDMVTELDVVSGEGRLTTCSADREPELFEMVLAGLGQCGLIVRARIGLIPAPDQVVRQNLLYDDLDRFYADQQRLVEDGRFEHLEGRFIKDSAGRWRPRIEVGSFSASSDAELTKRQDGLRFTSREATVHLPYWKYLTTKSFVPIPTEQPERDEMRVSRRNPSVVTWLPWSRGQSFIQEHVLNGAATVGDTWVFASSVMDTARFTRPLFKMPSERLAVSAWLFRSAPVDEPRLFEELLTSGAELIDEMRAAGGKRYAPYGLVREQSEWQEHYGPEVWSRFVKAKRQFDPNNVLTPGPGIFTSPPDLSE, from the coding sequence ATGGAGGACTCGATGTCCGGCCGCCTGCCTCGCCGCGCCTTTTTGACGCGGGCCCTTGCGGCGCCGAGTGCGCTCGTCGTGGGCTTCGATCCGGACAGGCGCTCATGGGTTATGAATGGATCCGCCGCGCGCCCGCTCGAGCGGTTGCCACGGCTCGCGGGCAAGCTGTCGTTCGACGAGGCAGCGCTCGATGCCGTGACGCTCGACAACGGCAACATCGTTCATCGCAAACCTCGCGCTGTCCTGCAGCCTACCTCGGTCGAGGATGTCGTCGCGATGGTTCGTTACGCGAACCAGCACGGTCTTCATATCGCCATGCGCGGTCAGGGCCACTCGGTGTATGGCCAGTCGCAAGCCGAAGCCGGGATCGTCGTCGATTCGAGCACGCTCGGTGGTGTTGTGAAGATTGGTGAGGATTTCGTCGATGCGCAAGCCGGTGCAACCTGGGAGGCGGTGACTCGCGCGACGCTCGAGAAAGGTCTCACACCCGGTGTGATGCCAGACACGATGTCGCTCTCGGTCGGCGGTGGTGTCAGCGTGGGCACGTGGGGACACACCAGCCATCGTTTCGGCGGCCTCGTGGATATGGTGACCGAGCTCGACGTGGTGAGCGGAGAGGGACGGCTCACGACCTGTTCTGCCGACCGTGAGCCTGAGCTCTTCGAGATGGTGCTCGCCGGTCTGGGCCAATGCGGCCTGATCGTCAGAGCGCGGATTGGGCTCATCCCAGCCCCTGACCAAGTGGTGCGCCAGAACCTCCTCTACGACGATCTCGATCGCTTTTATGCCGATCAGCAGCGCCTGGTCGAAGACGGCCGTTTCGAGCACCTCGAAGGGAGGTTCATCAAGGATTCGGCGGGCCGCTGGAGGCCGCGGATCGAAGTGGGAAGCTTCTCGGCCTCCAGCGATGCCGAGCTGACGAAGCGACAAGATGGCCTCCGCTTCACGAGTCGCGAGGCCACCGTGCACCTGCCTTACTGGAAGTATCTGACGACGAAGTCGTTCGTCCCGATACCAACCGAGCAGCCGGAGCGAGACGAGATGCGGGTGTCCCGGCGTAACCCGTCGGTTGTTACCTGGTTGCCCTGGTCCCGCGGCCAATCGTTCATCCAAGAGCACGTACTGAACGGTGCAGCGACTGTTGGCGACACCTGGGTGTTCGCATCATCTGTCATGGACACGGCGCGCTTCACGCGACCGCTGTTCAAGATGCCGAGCGAGCGTCTGGCGGTCTCCGCTTGGTTGTTTCGCAGCGCGCCGGTCGACGAGCCGCGCCTGTTCGAGGAGTTGCTGACCTCAGGCGCAGAGCTAATCGACGAGATGCGAGCTGCTGGCGGAAAGCGATACGCGCCGTACGGCCTCGTGCGGGAGCAATCCGAGTGGCAAGAGCACTACGGTCCAGAGGTCTGGTCGCGATTCGTGAAAGCGAAGCGGCAGTTCGATCCCAACAACGTGCTCACCCCCGGTCCAGGAATCTTCACCTCACCGCCGGACCTGAGCGAGTAA